TAACGGGAATAACGGGAATAACGGGAATAACGGGAATAACGGAAACAACGGCCATAAAGGGAACCACGGTACAACCACTTACGGTCCAACTGTAACCACGACGGCAGGCCCTGACACTACGGTCACAACAACAGCCGGTCCTGATACAACTACTTATGGCCCAGACACCACGGTCACCACGACATCGGGTGAACCGACAGTGACGACGACGGCAGGTGATGATACCACCTCCACAACGACGGCGGGCGACGACACAAGTTCGACGACCTCTTCAGCGTCAACAACAGGAACGACCGGTTTTGATGAAGAAGAAGAAAACGAGTTGAAGGCCAAGTTGAAACCTCTTTTCCACTTGAGTTTTGACTATGGTTCTTACATCGTGAACTTGACTCCGCACTTCAGAGATGTGCAGCCGAAATCAATTGTAAAATACGACTATCGCCCTAGCTCAGACACTTTGATCTATGGAGATTACACTGACGGTTTCCAAAAAACAGTCTATGGCTCTATTGAGGTCGGTATTGGTGCGCAAGTACGATTCTGGTTCGACAATGCTTCGGGACTTCGTCAGCACTTCTGGGGTTACGTCGGCGTATTACCTATTGTCGGTAAGCAGACTGAGTCTGTTCGCTATGTCAGCACGCTCGACCGCGCTTATGCAATGGGTGGACGTTGGCAGGTGCCTAAAGAGGCGTCAGATCTTGACGCTTGGGATACGGGCGACAGTATTACGTACCTAGGAAGCGGGGGACTTATCTTCTCTGCAGGTGCAGGATTCGGCCCTGTTGGCGCAGGAGTTGCGAAACTTGCGAGTGGTACTTGGGAAACCTATGTTGAGAAAGTGGACTCGGAAAAAGTTTACGTGAAGATCACTCGCGGTAAATTGAACAGCTTCTCGATGTTTACAAATGTGGCAATCCTGACTTTGAGTGTGAATGACTTCAAGTATTCTGACGACGGATTCTCATTCCTATTCGATATGACGACAGAAACAGGTCGAAAAGCTTACGAAGACGTGATTCGCGGAAACGTGTTGGCGTCAGAAAACTTTGCGACGAATCCGCCGGCGAACTTGGTCGAACGTGCCCCTGTTCTTAAAGTGGAGACATTCAGAACAGTTTCCACAGGACGTGTGGCAAGCAAATCACTTTCTATTCCAATTATCTGGAATAAAACATACAGTGAAGGACGCGTGAACTCATTCACGACTTCAGACTTGCACATTGATCGTAACACCGCTCAAGTTCACTACGGTATCTACTCAGATTCAGAAGATTCTCGTTTCTGGTTCAAACACAAAGAAACAGACTTCATGTTCTATGGTGCTAAATATGCCGTGGAAAACTGGGATACAAAAGAGCGCATGGAAAGCATGTTCGGTACATACTCTTATGCCTTCCGTCATGAAAGTTCTAATGGAGCTCGCTTGCGCAAAGGGATTTACGACCTTGTCAAAAAGACAGGTTTAAATATCCTGATGGTCGGTGTTCCTGATCGTGATCTTGGATATAGTGGTGTTGAATTCAACGTCAACTTCAGTGAAGAGAACACAATGAGATTGATGGCTGCCGCACAAAGTATGACTCAAGATCAATTCATCGATTTATCGACGGATCAGATCTATGACTACTTCCGCACAAACGGCGACCCGTATGACTACTGCATGATTGATGCAAGCGGTCCGGGTTCTTGTGTAACTCGTACTAGCAAACGCACTGCCGGCGCAGCCAGCAAGATGTATTTCGCCTTGAAAGCTATGTCGAAATATATGAACTCGGATGCAAAAGCTTTTGCCGCCGCTTACGGTAAGTTCGGTGAAGGCATGGCGGAAAACTTGTTCACATTCCGTACAGCGATGAAGTTGGCGGGTTCGGGCGCTACCATTGACTACTTGGTTGAAGGTACGCACACCAGCATGTACTTCCGTGAATGGGTTGTGGACGATAAAGGACGTTGGGTTCCAGCGATGGCATCGCCTAAATACAAAGGCCTGCCATTCAGCCCAGCCTCTCGTCACTCACGAGTGCGTGGCATGATCATTGGAAATTCTGATGCGGCAAAACTGCCACATATGACTCCGGTGACATTCTAAAAAACTCACAAAAAAGGCTTGTGAATCTAAGGCCGTTGGTGAAAACCAGCGGCCTTTATTTTTTCTTCTGTGTTATGCTATGGCGATGATCGACTCTTGTGGGCTCTATGTTCAGGCTGATGGAAGTAACGGGGACTCGGCGCATCGGACGGGGCTTGTGTGTTCTTTATTAGCTCTTCTGGGAAGACGGTCTGAGGCCGAGGCTTTAGGTCGCCTCCTCATTCAAAATTTTCAGGTTTTACCCGGGGTCTATCGGCGATCTCCCTATGGTGATCTTTGGGACACCCATCCGCGCTGTTTTAGTCGTGATCAAGCCAGTCGATTGATTTTGGCGTTGGCGCTTTTGGGGTGGAAAAGCGAGATTCGAAAATGGCTTAGGGCCATGGGGCGAAGGGGCTTCTTTCATCAGAACAATCTCGATGAAAAAAAATTACGCTTTAAATTTCCCGATGTGATGGGGTTGGGGGAGTGGTCTAACGTGATTCGCGGGCTGAGCTGGTGGTGGCTTTACCCTTTGTTAGTCATTTTGGATTTGAACTATCTGGGAATGGTCTTTCTAAGAAAGCCCTGGGATGGCGTCAGTCTTTATGTTCCTGATCTTAAATATGCCTTGCAGAAATATTGGACGCCGACCGCGTGGCTGGCCAACAGGCTCAATGAGACGACTCCCTGGTTGGAGGAGGCTTTAAATAATCACTCTTCTCGGAATAACGGTTGCGAGGAACTGTGCGGTTTATTTATCGCCTTGAAGGAGCTGAAATAGGGCTTTCCGCCCTTGGATTCTTTCAAGTCATCCTATTTATTAAGCAAACTTCAAAATTATCGGGTAACTCAGAGGGTCTGTTATTGACGTTTATAGCCAGAAATGGTTCGATTGTCTTTCGCGTGCCCCGGTGGCGAAATTGGTAGACGCACAGGACTTAAAATCCTGGGCTTCCTTTACAGGGGCGTGCCGGTTCAATTCCGGCCCGGGGCACCACTTCCTCTTCTTTTGCTTCAGACAGTCCTCGCTCGGACTACTTCACTTAATTAAGTTAGTTTTTTGGCTCGATGAATTTGTTTTGCCTTCGTGGTGTCTACTGAGGCCTGCGGAACTCGCAAAAGAAGAGGAAGTGGTGCTTGGTGTTTTGGACTTGCTGGCCCCTTTGGGGCTCGCTTTTTAGTGGGATTCGATAGTTAACTTTGGAAGCTCACAAGTGGATAATGATTTATTTCTTTACCGCGTTCGTATCGTTAAGAAACTTGAAGCACCCCGGGGGCGGCTTCTCACGTAACTGTTGATAAGTTCAAAAACCCCCAAAAAGGTTCTCTAATTCGAGGATATGAATTTTAAAAATTTAGGCGATCTTGTTCACTCGCTGCCTTCCTCAGTGATTCAGGTCTCTTTCTACTACCAGCCTTAATTTATCTAAGTTATTCTTATAATAAAGAGGGCCCATGCACAAAAAACTCATTCTACTATCGACAGCGATAATAGTGATGGCATTGCCAGCAATCGGTGATGATTGTTTAGACTGGTTCAAAGGCACTGGAATTAAGCCTGCAAAAGACATTTGCTTAGTTGATTGCTCCATTGCTCCCGTGGACATGGGAGATTTCATGTGCAGAGATAGGTGCGATGAGTTTTGCAAAGTATCTCAGGCAAAAGAAACATTATTTAAATTATCCGATCTTTATCCAGGTTTAACTTCAGCAGAAAGAGCCTTAGCTGCTGAGGATCCTGCTAAGGCACTTGGCGCATATCGCCTTTCATGGAAGGCCGAAGAACTTTGTCATAATTTATACGCTAAAAGTAAAACAAATGATGCAAGTGATGCCTGCCGACATTTCATATGGGCAGGACTTCTTACAAATTCCTATGGAAAAGATTATGCTCTTAAAATCTTAAATGCACATGAACAAGATCTCTTGCAGCCGAAAGAGAGTTTGCCATGGACAACGCCAACAATAGGCTTGGTATATTACGTTCTGAAACTCTCATAAAAAACAAAAACTTCTCCGACGAATCCATTTTAGAATCCTTCAAAGAAGCTTTAAAGAAATCAGAGCTCGCCAAACTAAAGGAGTAAGTGTGAAAAAATATATCTATATACCTTTACTGGTTATGACCTTATGTGGGATCGCTTTTGCCAGCGTAAAGCATTTCTGGCGCGGCGAAACTATGAGCTTAAAACAAGCCGAAAAAAGATGGGGGTCAGAAAGTTTTGATGCCCAAAAGTTTAAATCTTCTGCGACCAATGATCGCTCAAAAATGGTGGTTTCCATAATTAAAACCAAAGCCCTCGTTGGCAAAAACAGATTAGAAATCAGAGAAATGTTGGGCTCGCAGGATGGATATTATTTTACCGATATGTACCCGGCCTACATTGTCTTTGAGGACCCTAAGTCAAATGGCGAAACATGGCAGATCGTGGGACTTCTTGATAAAGATTATAAAGTTAAAGAGGTTATTATTCATAAGAACTGTTGTGATAAGTAGAGCCGTAGTGAGTGTTTTAGCTGGCTTGAATTTGTCCAACATAGTGACTCTCGCAGGTCTACGGAGCTTGCAAAAGAGGACTGGTGCCTGGGTTGGGATCGTGGTTTTTTAGGAGAGTTGTTGTTCCATTTGTTGGAAGTCTTTGGGGAGTGGGCATTCTATTTTTATGGAGATTTTTGTGAATGGGTGGATGAACTCTAGGCTGAGGGCGTGCAGCATCAGTCTGGGGGCGGTGGGGTTTTTTGGGGCGGGGTAGATGTCGTCGCCGAAAATTCCTAAACCTTGTTCGGCCAGGTGGACGCGAATTTGGTGCATTCGTCCTGACTGAGGTTGGGCTTCGATCAAATGGCCTTTTTTGAAGGTCTTGAGTTTGCGAAATAGTGTGTGGGCTTTGTCGCCGCCGGAATGCACGGACTTCATTTTTATTTTCTTTAAGACGGGATCGCGGACTTCCGTGAGATGGTTTTTTATCTCCCACTGATCGGGACATTTTTTGGGAGCAGTCAGGCAGAGGTAGGTCTTCTGAATGAGGTGCTTTTTAAACATCTCGGCCAGGGGTTCGTTGGCGATTTTATTCTTTGTGAAAATCATCACACCGGAAGTGTCGCGGTCTAAACGGTGGTGCAGGCCTAAGTAAAAGTCGGTGCCGCGTTCATCTTTGAGTTGTTTTTTTAAACTTGTGAAGAAGTCGGGGCGGCGTTTATCGACGGTCGGCTGGGACGGCAGCCCGGCTGGTTTTTCAGCTGCGAGGAAGTAGTCGTCCTCGAAGAGAATATTATAGATCATCTTTTATTGATCATACAGAACTCGATATTATCCTGAATGTGCTGGCGTTGCTCATCGAGTTGTTCTTTGGTCAGACGGAAATCTGCAGGCCGACAGCCATAGTTCGTAAAGATTTCGTGAATGGCCTGAACTTCATTGGCATTCATGTTTAATCGCCAAATGAACTTCACGGTCAACCAGTCTTTAATGTACTGGCAGCGGTATTGGAGATTTGGTGGCATGTACCCTTCAGGGCCACGGTCGCCCTTCGACATGTTTTCGCGGGCACCAGCGGGAATCAAATGATTCTGGTAACCCATGTAATTAGCGTACAGGCAGCGCGTTTTATAATCCCATCTATAGGCCCCGGAAACATAGGCGTTCTTTAGAGGAACCATGTGATCAATTTGAATTTGTCGAGAAGACGTGACTTGCTCGCCCGTGTACGGATCATCCCACAGGCCATCTTCTACGACGCAATTTCTTTCGTTTCTATAAGTGACATCCTGAAGGCTGTCGCGAACCAGAACCTTCGCGCGGGTATTCATGCAGGTGTCATCCGTAGGATCGTTGATCCAGCGGCCGAAGTGGAGTTTGCGAATATAACCCTCTTCCGGTGTGGGGCGATCCTCACTGTGCAGAGTCCATTGTAGAAGGCTATAAATGAGCTTTTTTGCCGCCATCATAATGAATTGATGAGGCCCTAACTCTTCAGTCAGTTGAGAGAAGTCCCTTGAATCGTAAGCCGCTTTTGTGCCGCCGCCGAGCTCAGAGGTTTTTTCATTTATTGTGTAGTATTCGCGAAAAACGGCTTGTGGTTTTGTGGCGGAGCTGGAGGCTTGCGCGTAGGGAACCGTGGACTCTGCTTTGGCTGTAAACGCCAAAAACATTGTCAGTAATAATGTTCCCCTAGTGAAATTCATCGGGCCCCCTCCGCGAATCGGATTTATTAAGCCCCAGTTCGCAGACAGATTCAACAAAACAATGTGTTAGGGTTTTGTTGAAATTACACACTGTGCATCAAGTCCCATATAAGAGGAGGATTTGCATCTTTTTCGTGCAAAATTACGGAGATTTTAAGCCTCAAAGCGGCATTTTCATGAAGAATCTATACGGTCGGTGGAGATTTGTTTGTTCTTGTACACACAAAACATTTGGTTCAAGCTTAAGAATGAACAACATAGGAGTACTTCAATGAATCTTAAAATGATCTTGTTATCTTCCGCTGTGGCTATGATGTTGGGCGCTTGCGCTCACACAAAATCTCATCACCACGGAGACTGCGCTTGTGGTCGCAAAGCCGAAGCCAAAAAAGAGTGCGCTGGCTCTGAATGTCCTTTGGATAAAAAGTGTGACGACTGTAAAAAAGGCGAAGCTGCACCTGCTAAATAGGTTTTTGTTCAGTTGAAATCATATAAAAACCCTTGGAATTCCAAGGGTTTTTTGTTTTCACCAGTCTGTCAGTAAAGCCCTTTCAATCATTTGATTAAATCATTTGATTTAAACCGAGGGATTCATTACCTTTAATTTCCATGAATCTCATCAAAGATGTCGCAGCTGACGAGCTGGGTCCTCGTCAAAAAATCATGGAAGCCGCTACGGTGCTCTTCGCTAACGAAGGTTTGCACGGCACCAGCACACGCGACATCGCCCGAGAATCCGGACTTAATTTAAGTTTGATCAGCTATTATTTTGGCGGCAAAGAAGGCCTTTATAAGACGGTGATCCAAGAATTCGTGCAAAAAATTTTCCTGCAAATTGATAGTGTCGTAAACGACTTTGAACAACAGGAAGTTTCCGAAAAAACTTTGCGCAAGGCCATTGTGTCTTTGGTGAATGCCATTATTGATATGCGGGCAGCGAACCCTTTGATGGCAAAAATCATGACGCGTGAAAAGCTTTCGGGAATGCCATTTTCCCGGGAAATTCACGAAAGCATGATGATCAGCTCGGGGGAAAAAATTGAAACCATTATTTTAAAAGGACAAAGAGCGGGGATCGTCAATAAGAAGGTCAATCCGCGTTTCTTCATTGTCTGTCTTGTTGAGGGTATTTTGGGCTATTTTAATATGCTCGATTGCAAGTGCTCGTGGAATGATGGGCTTTACGAAATGCCCGAGCAGCGCCAACAATTTATTGATCAGATTTCGATGATTTTCTTAGAAGGGATTTTTAAATGAAAAAGGGAGCCGTCGTAGGTTTACTGCTGTGTCTGTGGCAACCGCAAACTTTTGCAATGAATCTGCAAGAGTATTTGAAAACAGTCGAGACCAAACACAAAGGTCTGCAATCTTATCAATCCAGCCAAGAGGCGGCCCAAGATCGCCGCGAAGCCGCGGATATGGAATTGGTTCCGCAACTGACTGCTGGCGTCGGATATCTAAGTGACAAGAGTCCGCTAGGTCAGTTCGCGCAATTGGGAGGAACTCAAACAACAGCGAAGGATTTGCGTCTGGGCCTAGGAAAGAAGTTTTCCACGGGAACTTCTGTTGCCATCTCTGCGACCGCCAGTGAAATTGAAAACGAAGGCACGTTGTTGAACCCGATGTTTGGTAAGTTCTCTTATGGCTCGTTGGGAGTGTCCCTTAATCAATCCTTGTGGCGAGATTCCTTCGGACGCGCAACCCGTTTGCGTTGGCAGCGCCAGGATGCCGCTACCGAGGCTGAAGTGGGACGCTATGACTTGCAGAAAAAGGTCCTGCTCGTCGAAGCAGAGGCCGCTTATTGGGATTATATCTATCAGACGGAAAATCTAAAAATCGGCCGGGCTTCTTTGGAGCGGGCTAAGCGCATCGAAAGCTGGACGCGTCGTCGCGTGAATGACGGGATCAGTGATCGTGCGGATCTGCTTTCCACGCAGGCTTTGGTGGCCGCTCGCCAGTTGACGTTGATTTCTGCGGAAGATGACTTGGCGGCAGCCAAAAGAAAAATCCGCGACTTTTTGGAGCTGACGGATGCCGAGGCATTTCCTGAAATTACCGGCGACATTGCGCAAAAACGTTCTTTGAACTCAATGGTGGATGGCAAAGACGGTAAGGTGGTGGCTCTGGACGCATATTTGGCTTCGTTGAATGCCAAAGCTATGTCTTTAGTCGCTCGCGAGACCGAGGACGCCTACAGACCCGATCTTGTGTTGTCGGGTGCATACAATACAAATAATTTTCAGCCGAACAAAGGTATTTCTGATGCCACGGGTAAGTGGACAGACACGGATTTACCGACATGGAAGGCCGGTTTAAATCTGGTTTATCTTTTCGACACGGATGTAAAAACATCGGCGCAGTCGGCGGCTCGCAAAGAGGCTTTAGCAGCCAAGCTGCAAAGTGAAAGAAAGATGCTGGATAGTGAAAGCTCTTGGATCGAATTGAATCGCCGTTATGTTGAGATGACAAAACGCGTGGACTCGGCAACGCAAATTTCTTCATTGCAGATGCAGGCGGCAAAAGCCCAGGCGGATCTTTTCAATAAGGGTCGTTCTATCACCGCGAACGTGATCACGGCCGAGCAAGACGCCGAAGAAGCCGAACTGGCGTTGACGAAATTGAAATCAGAACAAAGAAAAATGGAGGCTCAAGGACGTTTATTTATCGTCGTTGAGGAGAAATAAGAATGAACTTACCTAGTTTATCCATTCGCAGGCCCATCTTTATTTCCTGTATCGTCATCTTGATGCTGATTCTGGGGGCGTTTTCTTTAAAACGCATGCCTGTGGATATGTTTCCGGATGTGACGTTCCCGGTTCTTTTCGTACAAGTAACTTATCCGGGGGCCTCGCCTCTGGATTTGGAAAAGCAAGTTTCGAAATTGATCGAAGATGAGGTGGGGAGTATTTCCGGTCTTAAGACTTTGACTTCGAACAATCTGGACGGTGTGGCCATTGTCGTTCTGGAGTTCCAGTTAGGCACGGATATCAAAGAAGTAGAGCAAGAGGTGAGGAACCGCCTGGGTAATATTCGTCGGGATTTACCTGCGGATATTTATGAGCCGGTAATTCGCCGTTTTGACCCCGCCGATCAGCCGATTGTGGTCTTGGCGGTGACGTCGGATCTTCCTGAAGGTCAGGCTTTCGATTTGGCGAATGAGATTATCAAACCTCAGTTTGAGCGTCTGAAGGACGTAGGACAAGTGGATATCTTCGGTGGTCGGAAGCAGGAAATTCACGTTATCGTGGATAAGAACAAGCTTCAGGAGCGTAAGATTTCCATGCTGCAGGTATCTCAGCGTATCCTAGATACTTCAAAAGACACACCGATCGGAAAAATCGAAAATCCTCAAAGTGAAACAACCCTGAGAACTTCGGGCGAGTTTGACGCTTTAAAACAGATTGCCGAAGTGAACGTGAACTTTATCGGTTCTGACCGCGCAGTGCTGGTTCAGGATATCGGTAAGGTCGTGCGCAGTTTGGAAGACCAAAAAACTATTGGTCGCATCAAAGGCCGTTCAGCGCTTTTGATGAATATCTATAAGCAGCGGGGAGCAAACACCGTCGCTGTTGCCGAAAACGTGAACAAAAATATTGCCAAGATCAATGCGCTCTTAAAAGAACGCAAGATCAGCGGCGAGGTGTCTTTGGTTCGCGACACTTCTCGTCCTATTCAGTTGAATGTGTATGACGTTAAAGAATCGATCATTATTGGTATCATTCTTTGTGTGATCGTTGTGTTCTTCTTCTTGGGGTCCGCGCGCTCCACTTTCATCACGGCGATGGCCTTGCCGAACTCCCTTTTGGGAGGCTTTGTTATCATGTATGCCATGGGCTTTACGATCAACTTGATGACGTTGCTAGCGCTTTCATTGGCGGTGGGATTATTGATTGATGATGCCATCGTGGTCCGGGAAAACATCTTCCGTCACTTGGAAATGGGCAAGAAACCAAAAGACGCCGCTCTGGATGGAACCAAAGAAGTGGCTATGGCCGTGATTGCAACTACACTTGTGGTGATTGCCGTATTCGGTCCGATTTCATTCTTACAAGGGATTGTAGGACAATTTTTTAAGCAGTTCGGTTTGACGGTCGTCTTCACGATGCTGATTTCTCTGTTTGACGCGTTCACCGTGGCGCCGATGCTTTCAGCCTATATGGCGCATCCCAACGAGCATCATAAAGGAACAGGTCTTATTGGACGAATGTTGGCTGGCTTTGACCGCTTTCAAACTCGGCTTGAGGATATCTATGAAAAAGGTCTGAAGTACACGCTGGCGAATCCTAAAAAGATCCTGTTGGCGGGGACGTTGATTTTCTTCGGGTCCCTGGTCTCTATCGCCTTCATTCCTAAAACCTTCCTGCCTTCGCCGGATAACGGCGAGTTTAACGTGAATATCGAGATGCCAGTCGGATCTTCTTTGATGGCGACGAGTGCTTTCACGGAAAAAGTCGAAAAGATTTTTGAGAATGATGCCGCAGTCGATATGGTTTTAACGGTGGTTGGTAATACCAATAATGAATCCAATAAAGCCATGTTGTTTGTGCGTCTGGTAGAGCGAAAAAAGCGTTCTATGTCGACGACGGACTACAAGGAAGAAGTGCGTAAAAAGCTTACGCAGTTTAACAAGGAAGCCATTGTTTCGTTGGGCGATATCGATGCCGTGAACTCGGGGCAAAAGCCTTTGAACGTGAATATTCAAGGGGAAAACCTGGAAGATCTGAATGCTTACGCCGTGAAGTTGGTGGAGCGCATGAAGAAGATCCCGGGCCTTGTGGATGTGGATACAAACTTCCGTTCAGGAAAACCGGAATTCCATGTGGTCTTTGATCGCGCTAAATCTGAAGCTCTGGGTGTGTCGACCGTGACGGCCGGTGCAGAACTTCGTAATCGCACCGAAGGAAATGAACAGGCGATCTTCCGTGAAAACGGTATCGACTATAAAATCCGAGTGCGTTTTGAAGAGGTGTTCCGCGATTTAAGAACGCAGTTTTCGACAACTCTAGTGCCGAATTCGAACTTTAACATGATCCCTCTTTCACGCATCGCTAAGGGTGAAGAGACTTTCGGTTATTCTCAGATTAATCGTCAGAACAAAGGCCGTTACATTCAGATTTCAGGAAACTTGGCCAAGGGCGGGGCTCTGGGGACCATTTCCGCTGAAATCGAAAAAATCATCAAAACCGAACTGCCACCACCTCCGGGCGTTGATTATAAATTCCAAGGACAGGCGGATGACTTTAAAGAGCTGATTGAAAACATGCTTCTGGCAATTTTCTTGGGTGTGACCTTCATCTATCTTGTTCTGGCAAGTTTGTATGAAAGTTTCATCACGCCGTTTTCAATTCTTCTGGCGTTGCCTTTGGCAATGACCGGCGCATTCTTGGCACTTTTGATTTTCGGCAAGACGATCGATATCTTCTCGTTGATTGGTATTGTTCTTCTTTTAGGGGTCGTGGCTAAGAACTCGATCTTGCTAGTCGACTATACGAATCAGTTGATTCACGAAGGTCTTGAGCGTAACACGGCTTTGCTAAAAGCATGTCGCACGCGTCTTCGTCCGATCCTGATGACGTCATTGGCTTTGATTGCCGGGATGATTCCTATCGCGATTGGTCTGAACGAGGCCTCTGCGATGCGAACCTCTATGGGGATTGCGATTATCGGTGGTCTGGTCAGTTCGACGTTGCTGACACTTCTTATTGTGCCAGCGGCTTTCGGATTCATTGAGGATTTCAAAATGTGGTTCCGCCACAAGCTGGCGAAACTGACGGGATATCAAGGTTCGTAGACGCCACGGAAGCTGCGGATATCCTGCAGCTTCTTCGTAAAAGCAGTCCAGTCGTCACTTTCGGCGATGGGCTGCCAGATGGATTCCAACTCATCTATCAACAAAGAACAGGCCTGACTTCCCAAGAAGTAAGGATGCTGTTCTTTTTCAATTGATTCAGTCTCGAAGGCTTCCAGCATTGCTCGCAAGTTTTTAAAAGACTCTTTTTTATAAAGATTTTTGAGCGGTGATCTTGCAAGGCGTTCTTCCGAGCCGCCTGAATGCAAATCAAACAAGGTCTGTTCGAACAAAGCTTTTTCCTGATCCATGAACTGAAATAAATTTGCGACTAGCTCAGAGTTAAGCTCGGCAGCGCCTTGAGGATCTAAAAGAGGATTTTTTAAGTTCAGTCGTCGCAAAAGTCTTTGATGGACATGGAAGTTGAAGACATCCGCATAATCTTCCAAAACATCTTCAATAGGAAGCTCCGGATAGGCCACGCGCAAAGAGCTGCCAAGTTGATACAGGCTCCATAAGACACTTGCGGGTTGACGGCCGTAACAATACAGGCCTGATTGATCGAAATAGGCCGCCGTGAAGGACGGATCATAGTGAGGGAGAAAACGATAAGGACCGTAATCGAAGCTTTCACCTGTGATATTCATGTTGTCCGTGTTTAACACGCCATGAACAAATCCTGCCATCATCCAGGAGGCGCAAGTTTCCGCCAGAGCATGGGAAACGGCTTTTAGAAACGCCGCCGCCAGCTCTGCGCCCGCATGAGATTGTAAATCGGGGTAATAGTGTCGCACGCAGTAGTGCAGCAGTTTGCTGATATTGTCCTTTTGTTGAAGATAGGCCAGTCGCTGAAAAGTTCCAATGCGGATATGGCTGTGGCTCATGCGCACCAAAACTCC
This portion of the Bdellovibrio sp. ArHS genome encodes:
- a CDS encoding RluA family pseudouridine synthase; this translates as MIYNILFEDDYFLAAEKPAGLPSQPTVDKRRPDFFTSLKKQLKDERGTDFYLGLHHRLDRDTSGVMIFTKNKIANEPLAEMFKKHLIQKTYLCLTAPKKCPDQWEIKNHLTEVRDPVLKKIKMKSVHSGGDKAHTLFRKLKTFKKGHLIEAQPQSGRMHQIRVHLAEQGLGIFGDDIYPAPKNPTAPRLMLHALSLEFIHPFTKISIKIECPLPKDFQQMEQQLS
- a CDS encoding HNH endonuclease family protein; its protein translation is MNFTRGTLLLTMFLAFTAKAESTVPYAQASSSATKPQAVFREYYTINEKTSELGGGTKAAYDSRDFSQLTEELGPHQFIMMAAKKLIYSLLQWTLHSEDRPTPEEGYIRKLHFGRWINDPTDDTCMNTRAKVLVRDSLQDVTYRNERNCVVEDGLWDDPYTGEQVTSSRQIQIDHMVPLKNAYVSGAYRWDYKTRCLYANYMGYQNHLIPAGARENMSKGDRGPEGYMPPNLQYRCQYIKDWLTVKFIWRLNMNANEVQAIHEIFTNYGCRPADFRLTKEQLDEQRQHIQDNIEFCMINKR
- a CDS encoding TetR family transcriptional regulator, translating into MNLIKDVAADELGPRQKIMEAATVLFANEGLHGTSTRDIARESGLNLSLISYYFGGKEGLYKTVIQEFVQKIFLQIDSVVNDFEQQEVSEKTLRKAIVSLVNAIIDMRAANPLMAKIMTREKLSGMPFSREIHESMMISSGEKIETIILKGQRAGIVNKKVNPRFFIVCLVEGILGYFNMLDCKCSWNDGLYEMPEQRQQFIDQISMIFLEGIFK
- a CDS encoding TolC family protein; the protein is MKKGAVVGLLLCLWQPQTFAMNLQEYLKTVETKHKGLQSYQSSQEAAQDRREAADMELVPQLTAGVGYLSDKSPLGQFAQLGGTQTTAKDLRLGLGKKFSTGTSVAISATASEIENEGTLLNPMFGKFSYGSLGVSLNQSLWRDSFGRATRLRWQRQDAATEAEVGRYDLQKKVLLVEAEAAYWDYIYQTENLKIGRASLERAKRIESWTRRRVNDGISDRADLLSTQALVAARQLTLISAEDDLAAAKRKIRDFLELTDAEAFPEITGDIAQKRSLNSMVDGKDGKVVALDAYLASLNAKAMSLVARETEDAYRPDLVLSGAYNTNNFQPNKGISDATGKWTDTDLPTWKAGLNLVYLFDTDVKTSAQSAARKEALAAKLQSERKMLDSESSWIELNRRYVEMTKRVDSATQISSLQMQAAKAQADLFNKGRSITANVITAEQDAEEAELALTKLKSEQRKMEAQGRLFIVVEEK
- a CDS encoding efflux RND transporter permease subunit — encoded protein: MNLPSLSIRRPIFISCIVILMLILGAFSLKRMPVDMFPDVTFPVLFVQVTYPGASPLDLEKQVSKLIEDEVGSISGLKTLTSNNLDGVAIVVLEFQLGTDIKEVEQEVRNRLGNIRRDLPADIYEPVIRRFDPADQPIVVLAVTSDLPEGQAFDLANEIIKPQFERLKDVGQVDIFGGRKQEIHVIVDKNKLQERKISMLQVSQRILDTSKDTPIGKIENPQSETTLRTSGEFDALKQIAEVNVNFIGSDRAVLVQDIGKVVRSLEDQKTIGRIKGRSALLMNIYKQRGANTVAVAENVNKNIAKINALLKERKISGEVSLVRDTSRPIQLNVYDVKESIIIGIILCVIVVFFFLGSARSTFITAMALPNSLLGGFVIMYAMGFTINLMTLLALSLAVGLLIDDAIVVRENIFRHLEMGKKPKDAALDGTKEVAMAVIATTLVVIAVFGPISFLQGIVGQFFKQFGLTVVFTMLISLFDAFTVAPMLSAYMAHPNEHHKGTGLIGRMLAGFDRFQTRLEDIYEKGLKYTLANPKKILLAGTLIFFGSLVSIAFIPKTFLPSPDNGEFNVNIEMPVGSSLMATSAFTEKVEKIFENDAAVDMVLTVVGNTNNESNKAMLFVRLVERKKRSMSTTDYKEEVRKKLTQFNKEAIVSLGDIDAVNSGQKPLNVNIQGENLEDLNAYAVKLVERMKKIPGLVDVDTNFRSGKPEFHVVFDRAKSEALGVSTVTAGAELRNRTEGNEQAIFRENGIDYKIRVRFEEVFRDLRTQFSTTLVPNSNFNMIPLSRIAKGEETFGYSQINRQNKGRYIQISGNLAKGGALGTISAEIEKIIKTELPPPPGVDYKFQGQADDFKELIENMLLAIFLGVTFIYLVLASLYESFITPFSILLALPLAMTGAFLALLIFGKTIDIFSLIGIVLLLGVVAKNSILLVDYTNQLIHEGLERNTALLKACRTRLRPILMTSLALIAGMIPIAIGLNEASAMRTSMGIAIIGGLVSSTLLTLLIVPAAFGFIEDFKMWFRHKLAKLTGYQGS
- a CDS encoding protein adenylyltransferase SelO family protein; the protein is MSVTQTPPIYELGPDFYDEVQAAAFPQGILRYRNQQAARILGLDQLDDVQWKKHFWSFDALPDNIKKPLALRYHGHQFQVYNPQLGDGRGFLFAQVFAGNKLYDLGTKGSGQTPYSRNGDGRLTLKGAFREILATELLESYGVNTSKTFSVFETGESLDRQDEPSPTRSGVLVRMSHSHIRIGTFQRLAYLQQKDNISKLLHYCVRHYYPDLQSHAGAELAAAFLKAVSHALAETCASWMMAGFVHGVLNTDNMNITGESFDYGPYRFLPHYDPSFTAAYFDQSGLYCYGRQPASVLWSLYQLGSSLRVAYPELPIEDVLEDYADVFNFHVHQRLLRRLNLKNPLLDPQGAAELNSELVANLFQFMDQEKALFEQTLFDLHSGGSEERLARSPLKNLYKKESFKNLRAMLEAFETESIEKEQHPYFLGSQACSLLIDELESIWQPIAESDDWTAFTKKLQDIRSFRGVYEP